The Enteractinococcus fodinae genome has a segment encoding these proteins:
- a CDS encoding PD-(D/E)XK nuclease family protein has translation MQIHFGWGYDGARWNHEDSLRQYTAGPTGLTSLLATRLGLNIPAISQVQRIAVYRRALEKYLTEVDTAPNGPWFADSFVKDPWATARQVLAWRDELVAAGWHAEECTDASVPPRLRTMARIETTLAQEPDWAPGGADLLADVAAELQWLVSAQLPFELGIEAVRIEHERTALPQIWQQLFSHLAALGIEIANVPQVAPLTQLRILHADSEWDAAVVATRAVQAHAHAPFTLVAGRSTQLLDAELARYGFPTAGVREPGSARPGVQVLGVFLAAAMAPHDVHALANLLDMPLAVQQGDDGIRRQIRLLPNAVRRELLWALSEQPGIGGSAWGAAFEEIWAQGNERHSELADAFDQVIRVNPIELDASGLKTAQVVDHLTWLVTRLNALRRGLGETSQTQGLEVAITHATAVIEVLGSLGSTVSMQELRAIINDSAGDVGPIVDSQRQSASEFMDVVTSPSQLGTGTAPVVWWLPLDDAPVQRCYSRLTELDYLHSIGVEPAEPEALAALHLDSQIRAARKRGSVTAILPATTVDGEPVGPHPLLTFLLDDVRSQHPDLSLGEVAEQVTCTVDDVFPAETVAPPAVELTTRSPVRWEITPGEQLIPSRISFSQWERLLTHPTDWLLERQLQITSAARTHIPTDNRMIGLWLHATVETLVNRHIEEPGQPVAIDVTDDDVRETLIELMPYHASELMLPGYRRKRATLLNHGTRAISALFAGLGKTGTRISGVESQIGCEVPGTRGQHGQPLQLTGRRDVDVVFTDGRLGLIDMKYTNSKTRYQDQIRTGQAMQLVVYAHSIRAAQTEDRGLAHIPTAYFMLKDGDMATEFNGFGAREVITLEPSEYGAASADELWQRAVTGLNAFFDRLREGVMFDFGKLVDRDEWKAYERAMKKGDEATVPRDGELYGPLQAARVDGFIPERSYRDRTYDFIAGVKEL, from the coding sequence ATGCAGATACATTTCGGTTGGGGATATGACGGAGCTCGATGGAACCATGAGGATTCGCTGCGGCAATATACAGCCGGCCCCACGGGTCTCACCTCTCTACTGGCTACCAGGCTAGGCCTCAATATTCCCGCGATTTCACAGGTGCAGCGGATTGCCGTGTACCGGCGAGCGTTGGAGAAGTACCTAACTGAAGTCGACACTGCGCCGAACGGTCCCTGGTTTGCCGACAGTTTTGTCAAAGATCCCTGGGCTACGGCTCGACAGGTGCTTGCCTGGCGTGATGAGTTAGTAGCTGCCGGTTGGCACGCAGAAGAGTGCACGGACGCGTCAGTGCCACCCCGTCTGCGAACGATGGCACGAATCGAAACCACCCTGGCCCAAGAACCAGATTGGGCTCCCGGTGGAGCCGACCTCTTAGCTGATGTTGCGGCAGAGCTTCAGTGGCTTGTTTCTGCGCAGCTGCCTTTTGAACTTGGCATTGAAGCGGTCCGTATCGAACATGAACGTACCGCGCTGCCTCAAATATGGCAACAGCTTTTTAGCCACCTTGCGGCACTGGGGATTGAAATAGCAAATGTGCCACAGGTTGCGCCACTGACTCAGCTGCGCATTCTGCACGCCGACTCTGAATGGGATGCCGCTGTTGTGGCGACTCGAGCCGTACAGGCTCACGCCCATGCACCGTTCACGCTCGTCGCGGGTCGTTCAACTCAACTGCTAGATGCGGAACTGGCCCGCTATGGCTTCCCGACCGCAGGAGTGCGGGAGCCAGGAAGTGCCAGACCCGGAGTGCAGGTGTTGGGCGTTTTCTTGGCCGCAGCGATGGCACCGCATGATGTGCACGCACTGGCCAACCTGCTGGATATGCCCTTGGCGGTGCAGCAAGGCGACGATGGCATCAGACGCCAAATCCGGCTGCTGCCTAACGCCGTCCGACGAGAACTGCTGTGGGCACTCAGCGAACAGCCCGGGATAGGTGGATCGGCCTGGGGCGCTGCGTTCGAAGAAATCTGGGCCCAGGGGAATGAACGGCACAGCGAACTGGCTGACGCATTCGATCAGGTCATCCGAGTCAACCCAATCGAGCTCGACGCTTCTGGACTCAAGACGGCACAAGTCGTCGATCACCTCACCTGGCTGGTCACACGGCTGAATGCGTTGCGTCGCGGACTCGGGGAGACCTCCCAGACCCAAGGGCTTGAGGTAGCGATCACACACGCGACAGCTGTTATCGAGGTGCTCGGCAGTCTCGGCAGCACGGTCTCGATGCAGGAATTGCGGGCCATCATTAATGATTCTGCCGGTGATGTCGGACCGATTGTTGATAGTCAGCGGCAAAGCGCGTCGGAGTTCATGGACGTGGTGACGTCACCGTCGCAGTTAGGCACCGGTACTGCGCCGGTGGTCTGGTGGTTGCCCCTCGACGATGCGCCCGTGCAACGTTGCTATAGCCGGTTAACAGAACTCGATTATCTGCACAGCATCGGTGTCGAGCCCGCCGAACCCGAAGCTCTGGCAGCCCTGCACTTGGACTCGCAAATCCGTGCAGCGCGCAAGCGCGGTTCGGTCACGGCCATCCTGCCGGCAACCACTGTCGATGGGGAACCAGTTGGGCCACACCCACTCCTGACGTTTCTGCTCGACGACGTGCGCTCGCAGCATCCGGATCTCAGCTTGGGAGAGGTTGCCGAGCAGGTGACCTGCACGGTCGATGATGTCTTCCCCGCAGAAACTGTTGCGCCACCCGCGGTGGAACTGACGACCAGAAGCCCCGTGCGCTGGGAGATCACACCGGGGGAGCAACTCATTCCGTCGCGGATCAGTTTCTCGCAGTGGGAGCGGCTGCTCACGCACCCCACCGATTGGTTGCTCGAACGTCAACTCCAGATCACCTCAGCGGCACGCACGCACATCCCAACCGACAACCGTATGATTGGACTGTGGTTGCACGCGACCGTCGAAACCCTCGTCAACCGTCACATCGAGGAACCGGGTCAGCCTGTTGCTATTGATGTCACGGATGACGACGTGCGTGAGACACTCATCGAGCTCATGCCCTATCACGCCTCAGAACTCATGCTGCCGGGGTATCGCCGAAAGCGCGCCACGCTGCTAAACCACGGCACCCGCGCCATCAGCGCGCTCTTTGCCGGTCTGGGCAAAACTGGTACTCGTATCAGCGGTGTCGAGAGCCAGATCGGGTGCGAAGTGCCTGGCACTCGCGGCCAACACGGCCAGCCGTTGCAGTTAACTGGCCGCCGGGACGTCGACGTCGTTTTCACCGATGGTCGCCTCGGGCTGATCGATATGAAGTACACGAACTCCAAAACCCGCTATCAGGATCAAATCCGCACCGGGCAGGCGATGCAGCTGGTCGTCTACGCCCACTCGATTCGTGCCGCGCAAACCGAGGATCGGGGCCTGGCCCACATCCCCACCGCATATTTCATGCTCAAAGATGGCGACATGGCCACCGAATTCAACGGCTTCGGCGCTCGGGAAGTCATCACACTTGAACCCAGTGAATACGGTGCCGCCAGCGCGGATGAGTTATGGCAGCGAGCCGTGACCGGTCTCAACGCATTCTTCGATCGGTTGCGCGAGGGCGTGATGTTTGACTTCGGGAAGCTCGTGGATCGTGATGAATGGAAAGCTTACGAGCGGGCCATGAAGAAGGGCGATGAGGCCACAGTCCCGCGCGATGGGGAACTCTATGGGCCCCTGCAGGCGGCTCGAGTCGACGGGTTTATCCCAGAGCGGTCGTATCGCGATAGAACCTACGATTTCATCGCGGGTGTGAAGGAGCTATGA
- a CDS encoding DUF262 domain-containing protein, with amino-acid sequence MKANPTYLLDSLSNNDVTFFIPPYQRNYEWSTDNCKVLLSDVKKVAKSNMAGGKTEHFFGSIVYVVEESGFGRPDKYVLTDGQQRITTTMLMLMALRDSIEDPIYQQTIRQRFLENDRADESVEYKIKLKQVESDWEAYKLLVLGDEVPAELKNSAVHQNYLFFRKSIETLTESEKKSLLEQGLMKFSIIAIQLEPDRNPWENPQEIFESMNSLGKPLSLADLVRNYLLMGKSTSDQTELYNEYWLRLEKRLPGKLSEFIRDWMQADQHKSYKVARENNYKELYGGFKEIVGGRSVEELFRSFVRFARPYSIVCGLEQTGIHQIDQVISDLNVIGVAPAYSYLTEVLAGWESKFLSNRDVMEVLVGMRTYLLRRRVLGMTTAENKFYPVLGARLDELANSQNVTNTLYKQLSSQEYALRLPNDDELASRLRTMNFYNLGRSRNYPRLILSIAEEYLTKSRPAWDDSLLQLEHIMPQKLNAGWREMLGDEHESIHQEYLNNVGNITLIRHNQELGNKSFIEKKVTYAGRSGLQVTQNRILDREVWDLSAITRRQDYIISLIIDQVLEVPQRFKRGSNWSQNGRGTSQFDSREMLNQLIGETIEFVSNPVITAEVISDSRVWFEGEEWALGPLTKELKERSGARVSRTSNFHGASNWSWDGTRLVDLDI; translated from the coding sequence ATGAAAGCCAACCCGACATACTTACTCGATTCCCTATCGAATAATGATGTAACCTTCTTCATTCCGCCTTACCAGCGAAATTATGAGTGGTCGACAGATAATTGCAAGGTGCTACTCTCAGATGTGAAAAAGGTAGCCAAGTCGAACATGGCGGGCGGTAAGACTGAGCACTTCTTTGGCAGCATTGTTTATGTGGTGGAGGAGTCTGGCTTTGGTCGGCCTGATAAGTACGTACTAACTGACGGCCAACAGCGCATAACTACTACGATGCTCATGTTGATGGCCTTAAGAGATAGTATCGAAGACCCTATCTACCAACAGACTATCCGGCAGCGATTCCTTGAAAACGATAGAGCTGATGAGAGTGTTGAATACAAGATTAAGCTCAAGCAAGTTGAATCAGACTGGGAAGCCTATAAACTCCTTGTTCTCGGTGATGAAGTTCCTGCGGAACTGAAAAATTCCGCAGTGCACCAAAATTATCTTTTCTTCCGCAAGTCGATTGAAACTTTAACCGAATCAGAAAAGAAAAGTCTCCTTGAACAAGGGTTAATGAAATTCAGCATTATCGCGATACAGCTGGAGCCAGACCGGAATCCTTGGGAAAACCCCCAAGAAATATTCGAGTCTATGAACTCTTTGGGCAAGCCGCTATCTTTAGCTGACTTAGTTCGCAACTATCTGCTAATGGGTAAGAGCACAAGTGATCAAACTGAGCTCTACAACGAATACTGGCTGAGACTAGAGAAAAGACTCCCCGGGAAACTATCGGAGTTTATACGTGACTGGATGCAAGCGGACCAGCATAAGAGCTACAAAGTGGCTCGAGAAAACAACTACAAAGAGCTATACGGAGGATTTAAAGAGATAGTAGGCGGTCGCAGTGTTGAGGAGCTTTTTAGAAGCTTTGTGCGATTCGCTCGGCCGTACTCCATCGTCTGTGGGCTCGAACAGACAGGCATTCATCAAATTGATCAAGTCATCTCCGACCTCAACGTAATTGGCGTTGCACCGGCTTATTCTTATCTGACAGAGGTACTGGCAGGCTGGGAATCGAAGTTCCTGTCTAATCGGGACGTTATGGAAGTTCTAGTTGGTATGAGAACTTATCTTTTGCGCCGCCGCGTTCTTGGCATGACGACTGCTGAAAACAAATTTTACCCGGTATTAGGGGCTCGGCTCGACGAGCTAGCGAATTCCCAAAATGTAACCAACACCTTATATAAGCAACTATCTTCTCAAGAGTATGCTCTGCGTTTGCCCAACGACGACGAACTGGCGTCGCGGCTTCGTACCATGAACTTCTACAACCTTGGGCGTTCAAGGAACTACCCTCGCCTAATCTTGTCGATAGCTGAAGAGTATCTTACGAAATCGCGCCCAGCCTGGGATGATTCCTTGCTGCAGCTAGAGCACATCATGCCACAGAAACTGAACGCGGGCTGGCGTGAGATGCTCGGCGATGAGCACGAATCAATTCACCAGGAATATCTGAACAACGTCGGGAATATAACGTTAATTCGACATAATCAAGAACTAGGTAACAAGTCATTTATCGAAAAGAAGGTTACGTACGCCGGCCGATCAGGCTTACAAGTTACTCAGAATCGTATTCTTGATCGAGAAGTTTGGGACCTAAGCGCGATAACCCGGAGACAAGACTACATAATCTCCCTCATCATCGACCAAGTTTTAGAGGTCCCCCAGCGCTTTAAACGCGGTAGCAACTGGAGTCAGAATGGGCGTGGTACGTCCCAGTTTGATTCGCGTGAAATGTTGAACCAACTCATTGGCGAAACGATTGAATTTGTTTCCAATCCGGTTATTACCGCAGAAGTGATTAGCGATTCTAGGGTTTGGTTTGAAGGTGAAGAATGGGCGTTGGGCCCGTTAACGAAGGAACTAAAGGAACGAAGCGGCGCGCGAGTAAGTAGAACGAGTAACTTTCATGGCGCATCTAATTGGAGTTGGGATGGCACCAGATTGGTTGATCTGGATATTTAG
- a CDS encoding HD domain-containing protein, whose product MRQILLSSLRAPPVIVCAYARRLCDAYLQADRELVLIATLLHDTGWAHVDEERIISEDFCGDGLKAKIRYEHEVQGCEVAKRVLPAWATPMSSLQKSQPLSMAMIPGKKPTASKTP is encoded by the coding sequence GTGCGACAAATCCTCCTGTCATCGCTGAGGGCGCCACCTGTCATTGTCTGTGCCTATGCCCGCCGCTTGTGCGATGCCTACCTCCAGGCAGACCGAGAACTCGTGCTCATTGCGACGCTGCTGCATGACACCGGCTGGGCCCACGTCGACGAAGAACGCATCATCTCTGAGGACTTCTGCGGCGACGGGCTCAAAGCGAAGATCCGCTATGAACACGAAGTCCAAGGCTGCGAAGTCGCCAAACGCGTTCTCCCGGCCTGGGCTACTCCGATGAGTTCATTGCAAAAGTCACAGCCATTATCGATGGCCATGATACCCGGCAAGAAGCCCACAGCATCGAAGACGCCTTGA